The Tenrec ecaudatus isolate mTenEca1 chromosome 6, mTenEca1.hap1, whole genome shotgun sequence genome has a window encoding:
- the LOC142450907 gene encoding olfactory receptor 6C75-like, giving the protein MDIITLLTEFILVGLTDDPEFQIVIFLFLFLTYMLSVTGNLTIIILTLLDSRLKTPMYFFLRNFSFLEISFTTVCIPRFLVSIMTKDRTISYFGCMAQLFFFIFLGVTEFYLLAAMSYDRYVAICKPLHYTTIMSSRVCYQLVISSWVTGFLIIFPPVILGLKLEFCASNVIDHFICDSSPILQISCSDTRFLEMMSFILAVVTLMITLMLVILSYGYIIKTILKFPSAKQRTKAFSTCSSHMIVVSISYGSCIFMYIKPSANDRVALSKGVAVLNTSVAPLLNPFIYTLRNQQVKQAFKDMVQKVLFTSNK; this is encoded by the exons ATGGATATCATCACACTGTTA ACAGAGTTTATTCTTGTGGGCCTGACAGATGATCCAGAGTTTCAAATAGTAATTTTCCTCTTTCTGTTCCTTACATACATGTTGAGTGTCACAGGGAACTTAACCATCATCATTCTTACTCTACTGGATTCCCGTCTTAAGACACCAATGTATTTCTTCCTACGGAATTTCTCCTTTCTAGAAATATCTTTCACAACTGTTTGTATTCCAAGATTCCTGGTAAGCATAATGACAAAGGACCGAACTATTTCCTACTTTGGTTGTATGGCTCAGttatttttcttcatctttttggGCGTAACTGAATTTTACCTTCTGGCTgccatgtcctatgaccgctatgtggctaTCTGTAAGCCCCTGCATTACACCACCATCATGAGTAGCAGAGTTTGTTACCAACTTGTAATCAGCTCTTGGGTAACtggatttttaattatctttccaCCAGTGATCTTGGGACTGAAGTTGGAATTCTGTGCTTCCAATGTCATCGATCATTTTATTTGTGATTCTTCTCCCATCCTACAGATTTCTTGCTCAGATACACGTTTCTTAGAAATGATGTCTTTTATCTTGGCTGTGGTGACTTTAATGATCACGTTGATGTTAGTGATTCTTTCCTATGGCTACATCATCAAGACAATTCTTAAATTCCCTTCAGCTAAGCAAAGGACAAAGGCCTTTTCTACCTGTTCTTCCCACATGATTGTGGTTTCCATCTCTTATGGCAGCTGCATCTTCATGTACATTAAACCATCAGCAAATGATAGAGTAGCTTTAAGCAAAGGAGTAGCTGTTCTCAATACCTCAGTTGCCCCCTTGTTGAACCCATTCATTTACACTCTAAGAAATCAACAAGTGAAGCAAGCCTTCAAGGACATGGTCCAGAAAGTTCTATTTACTTCAAACAAATGA